ACTCCCAAAGCAAGCACCATCTGGCTCTTCCAAAGTGGGATGGTATTGACCAGCGTTGACTGAATTTTCTCGCTCATCAAAAGATCATTATTCTGTACCAGACGAATCTGCGGTGCCATCTGAATTGAAATTGTGCGCGTCAGTTCCAGATCATACAGCTTTTTTTCAAAGCGATTGCACATGCTGGCAAGATCATTGACTGCTTGAGCATCTTCCGGAAGATTTGATGCTTCTGCTTTTTTCTGCAAAGCAGGCAGCTGCTGCGTCTGCACCTCTTGAAGCTTTTTCTTGCCGGCTAAAATATACATGGTCAGCTCTTTAAAATAGACCTTATTGAGATCATACATCTTATCCAGCATAGCAATATCTTTGAGCATAGTTACCTGATGGCCTTCCAACGCAGATGAAATCTGATCAACGTTGGTTTCTGCCTTAGCATAGCGTGCTTTTAATGCATTAATTTTATTACCGCTGCGTTTAAAGAATCCCATGATCCCTTTTTCATTGTCTTCAACCTGAAAATTCTTGAGTTCACAGACAACTCCGGAAAGCATATCTCCAACTTCTCCGAGATCTTTTGTTTTTACTGAATTTAGAGCGGTTTCCGAAAAATCCGCGACCTTTTTCTGTGCTCCGGAACCATACTGTAAAATAATATTGGAATTTGTCAGTTCAATTTTCTTCGAAAAATCATCCACCATTTTCTGCTCATCCGGTGTCAGATTCATCTTTTCTATGTCTTCCGGTTTCTGGGTAAGTTCGGAAGGCGTTACTGTCTCCAAAGTAGGTGCCGCCGGTGCCTCTTGCGCTCCATCGAGTACCAAAGTCGGCATTTCTGTTTTTTCATTACTCATAAGATCTTTCCTCCTTATTTTCTCTTTACAGCTTTAGTTCCGGTTCTTTCTGTGTTTCTTCTTTTTTAAAATCCTTGCCGGTCAGCCCTGCTTGAGCCAGCATGGTCTCCAAGGCAGAAATGTCGGTTGCCACATCCAATGCATCGTCCTGGAAAAGTGTATCCAACAAATTTTCAAATGCAGTATTAATCGTATCCATCGTTTGTTCAATCTCTTTTTTTGCCTGCAGAATATTTTCTCCCTGCACAGGCTGACAGTCAAATTCTTGATAGGCGTTGACCAATTTTAAAGTGGTCGGCAAATAATATTGCATAAAGCGCCGGATCTCCGGCAGCTTTTTGGGATGCTCCTCTACATAATCAAAAATCTTTTTGCAGACTTCTTCCAAACGATCGAGCTTGCGGCTGATCTCTTCTCCGGGAATTTTATCATTTGCCTCCCGAATAGCCGTGATATATTGACTTCCTTCTGCTTTTGCCTGCGCAAGTGCAGCTGCAGCCGGGTCAGAACGCAGGCGTTCCTCCTCTGCCTCACGTTCCTTGCGCGCTTTTTCCGCCTGCAGATAGCTTTGGTAAGTTTCATCACCCAGCATAAAGGTTGTTCCCTGCTCATCCAAATGGCCGTCTGGGAAAATTCCTTTTGCCATCATTTTTTTAAGATCCTTTGTTACATATTCGGGCGCTTTATGAATTCCATCCGCCAACTGTTTAATTGAACAAAAAGAGCCCCCTTGCATCAGCGCTCGATATTTTCGATACCGCCTGACTCTTCTGAGAAGAGAAGTCCCTTTTCCAAAAAGAAAAGCTCCAACAGCAGACAAAATATAAAGAATAACACCGCCAACTGCAAAGACAGAAGCAGCAATCATTCCCATGCCGGTCATTACTGAGCCGACGATTGCCGTCACCAGGCAGGGAATTCCCACTGCCAATCCTGTTCCCAGCAGCACACCTCCCGAAACTTTTCCAGGAATCATCTCCGATTTAGTTTTTGCTGAACGA
This genomic window from Caproicibacterium sp. BJN0003 contains:
- a CDS encoding toxic anion resistance protein; amino-acid sequence: MSNEKTEMPTLVLDGAQEAPAAPTLETVTPSELTQKPEDIEKMNLTPDEQKMVDDFSKKIELTNSNIILQYGSGAQKKVADFSETALNSVKTKDLGEVGDMLSGVVCELKNFQVEDNEKGIMGFFKRSGNKINALKARYAKAETNVDQISSALEGHQVTMLKDIAMLDKMYDLNKVYFKELTMYILAGKKKLQEVQTQQLPALQKKAEASNLPEDAQAVNDLASMCNRFEKKLYDLELTRTISIQMAPQIRLVQNNDLLMSEKIQSTLVNTIPLWKSQMVLALGVEHSQQAAKAQREVTDMTNELLRKNADTLKMASINTAKESERGIVDMETLQHTNEQLITTLDEVMQIQKDGHEKRAAAEQELGKIEGELKQKLLSLQTQQ
- a CDS encoding 5-bromo-4-chloroindolyl phosphate hydrolysis family protein: MGMHRNRNIGRDISHAVRDAMRTGNFENLGNTVRNTVRDVTADVEADVRDSMSGNHQKNQSAYPPPPYQKPSSNYPPYYRPYRSAKTKSEMIPGKVSGGVLLGTGLAVGIPCLVTAIVGSVMTGMGMIAASVFAVGGVILYILSAVGAFLFGKGTSLLRRVRRYRKYRALMQGGSFCSIKQLADGIHKAPEYVTKDLKKMMAKGIFPDGHLDEQGTTFMLGDETYQSYLQAEKARKEREAEEERLRSDPAAAALAQAKAEGSQYITAIREANDKIPGEEISRKLDRLEEVCKKIFDYVEEHPKKLPEIRRFMQYYLPTTLKLVNAYQEFDCQPVQGENILQAKKEIEQTMDTINTAFENLLDTLFQDDALDVATDISALETMLAQAGLTGKDFKKEETQKEPELKL